Proteins co-encoded in one Brassica oleracea var. oleracea cultivar TO1000 chromosome C4, BOL, whole genome shotgun sequence genomic window:
- the LOC106342665 gene encoding probable cyclic nucleotide-gated ion channel 3, with amino-acid sequence MEMMNLKRNTFVKFTENEDSWNRPSVTSVIKKTVRRSFEKGSEKIRNFKQQPLTFHSQKKNENKKKIIRVMNPNDSYLQNWNKIFLLLCVVALAFDPLFFFIPVVDPGRFCLKLDKKLEAVACVFRTFIDAFYVVHMLFQFNTGFIAPSSRGFGRGELVQSYKKIAVRYLKSYFIIDVLSILPIPQVVVLAVVPSMGRPASLVTKELLKWVIFCQYVPRIARIYPLFKEVTRTSGLVTETAWAGAALNLFLYMLASHVFGSFWYLISIERKDRCWRETCAKIKGCIHAYLYCSGGEDNSQYLIGSCPLMDPEEIKNSTVFNFGIFAEALQSGVVESMDFPKKFFYCFWWGLRNLSALGQNLKTSAFEGEIIFAVIICISGLVLFALLIGNMQKYLQSTTVRVEEMRVKRRDAEQWMSHRMLPDDLRKRVRKYEQYKWQETRGVEEEVLLSSLPKDLRKDIKRHLCLNMLKTVPWFKAMDDRLLDALCARLKPALYTENSYIVREGEPLEDMVFIMRGKLTSTTTYGGKSGFFNSVSLGVGQFCGDLLTWALDPNTSHFPISTSTVQAQTEVEGFVLSADDLKFVATQYRRINSKQLRHMFRYHSVQWRTWAACFIQAAWKRYCRKKLSRALREEEERLENTLQTDDSGGNKLNLGAAIYASRFASHALRNVRANAAARNSMLPHMLSLLPQKPADPEFPMDET; translated from the exons ATGGAGATGATGAATCTCAAAAGAAACACGTTTGTAAA GTTTACTGAAAATGAAGATTCTTGGAACAGACCTTCAGTAACTTCTGTTATTAAAAAAACAGTTAGACGTAGTTTTGAGAAAGGCTCAGAGAAGATCAGAAACTTTAAGCAGCAGCCATTAACGTTTCATTCTCAAAAGAAGAATGAGAACAAGAAAAAGATAATACGAGTGATGAACCCTAACGACTCTTATCTTCAAAACTGGAACAAGATTTTCTTGCTCCTTTGTGTTGTAGCGTTAGCATTTGATCCTCTGTTTTTCTTCATCCCCGTGGTGGATCCAGGCAGATTCTGTCTTAAACTAGACAAGAAACTCGAGGCAGTGGCTTGTGTTTTCCGCACTTTCATCGACGCTTTCTATGTGGTTCACATGTTGTTTCAGTTTAATACTGGCTTCATTGCTCCTTCTTCTCGTGGTTTTGGAAGAGGAGAGCTTGTTCAGAGTTATAAAAAAATCGCTGTGAGATACCTCAAGTCATACTTTATAATCGATGTTCTTTCTATTCTCCCTATTCCTCAG GTAGTTGTTCTAGCTGTTGTTCCATCGATGGGTCGACCTGCGTCACTGGTAACAAAAGAGCTACTGAAATGGGTAATATTTTGTCAGTATGTTCCAAGGATTGCACGAATCTATCCGCTTTTTAAAGAAGTAACAAGAACGTCCGGTTTGGTAACTGAGACTGCATGGGCTGGAGCTGCTCTAAACCTATTCCTCTACATGTTAGCTAGCCATGTCTTTGGATCTTTTTGGTACTTGATATCGATTGAAAGGAAAGATAGATGTTGGCGTGAAACATGTGCTAAGATAAAAGGTTGCATTCATGCGTACTTATACTGTTCGGGTGGGGAAGACAATAGCCAGTATTTAATAGGTTCTTGCCCGTTGATGGACCCAGAGGAGATTAAAAACTCGACTGTTTTCAACTTCGGTATATTCGCTGAGGCATTGCAGTCTGGAGTCGTGGAGTCAATGGACTTCCCTAAGAAGTTTTTCTATTGTTTCTGGTGGGGTCTTCGCAACCTTAG TGCTCTGGGCCAAAACTTGAAGACAAGTGCCTTTGAAGGAGAGATCATTTTCGCGGTCATCATTTGTATCTCTGGACTAGTTTTGTTTGCTCTTCTCATAGGAAACATGCAG AAATATTTGCAATCAACTACGGTAAGAGTTGAGGAAATGAGGGTGAAAAGGAGAGATGCAGAGCAATGGATGTCTCACCGTATGTTACCAGACGATCTGAGAAAACGTGTACGTAAATACGAACAGTATAAATGGCAAGAAACCAGAGGAGTTGAGGAAGAAGTTCTTCTCTCCAGTCTTCCAAAAGATCTCAGAAAGGACATTAAACGCCATCTTTGCTTGAATATGCTCAAAACG GTGCCGTGGTTTAAAGCTATGGATGATCGGTTACTAGACGCACTTTGTGCACGTTTGAAACCGGCTCTCTACACGGAGAACAGTTACATTGTGCGTGAAGGTGAACCACTTGAGGATATGGTGTTTATAATGAGAGGAAAGTTAACTAGCACAACCACTTATGGCGGCAAAAGCGGATTCTTCAATTCGGTTAGCTTGGGTGTTGGTCAATTCTGTGGAGATCTTCTCACATGGGCACTAGATCCAAACACTTCTCACTTCCCTATCTCTACTAGCACCGTTCAAGCTCAGACAGAAGTCGAAGGCTTTGTTCTCTCAGCTGATGATCTCAAATTTGTTGCTACTCAGTATCGTCGCATCAATAGCAAGCAACTACGGCACATGTTCAG GTATCACTCAGTGCAGTGGCGAACATGGGCAGCATGTTTTATACAAGCAGCATGGAAGAGATATTGTAGAAAGAAGCTCTCAAGGGCTTTACGTGAAGAAGAAGAAAGACTAGAAAATACTCTTCAGACCGATGATTCAGGAGGCAATAAACTTAACTTAGGTGCTGCGATTTATGCGTCTAGGTTTGCTTCTCATGCTCTGAGGAATGTAAGGGCGAATGCAGCAGCACGCAACTCTATGCTTCCTCATATGCTATCTTTATTGCCTCAGAAACCAGCTGATCCTGAGTTTCCTATGGATGAAACCTAA
- the LOC106342667 gene encoding mitochondrial inner membrane protein OXA1-like isoform X1 produces the protein MLHRQVFFKDRKKMSFAQPVCSPGVLLCRHISSSSKPEEWSVDALGDIVEGLVPKKSVEAMSTTIDGCSAAFESLYSPLNCVHYVINGIHDLTGCNWSMSVVLTALLASGLMWPVCMRIQRQVWELKILRMSIQKARRVMQTCDPKSLSKHKKWEAECTHKFGECYKSYLPLSLLNLLIFINGINTMAKKIPGFTDLSTLDSFYMLPLMTGLTFWFTSKVPTISLTKNLSRMKELPLYCIVFIVVQAAYKYEPAVYFYVITYKISLCTLTWIVCRSKQIAKLSKRIMARVISVMREFIDVVKKKDKN, from the exons ATGCTTCATAGGCAAGTTTTCTTTAAAGATAGAAAGAAAATGTCTTTTGCTCAACCAGTATGTTCTCCTGGAGTATTGCTATGTAGACACATCTCTTCATCCAGCAAACCAGAAGAATGGAGCGTAGATGCCTTAGGAGATATTGTTGAGGGACTTGTCCCTAAGAAGTCTGTGGAAGCAATGTCCACTACTATAGATGGATGTAGTGCTGCATTCGAAAGCTTATACTCCCCTCTGAACTGCGTGCATTATGTGATTAATGGAATCCATGACCTTACCGGCTGCAACTG GTCGATGTCCGTTGTTCTTACGGCTTTACTGGCGAGTGGACTCATGTGGCCAGTCTGTATGCGGATTCAAAGACAAGTTTGGGAGTTAAAA ATTTTGCGTATGAGCATTCAGAAAGCGAGGAGAGTGATGCAGACATGTGATCCTAAATCTCTGTCTAAACATAAAAAATGGGAAGCAGAGTGTACACATAA ATTTGGAGAATGTTACAAGTCTTATCTGCCACTAAGCCTTCTTAATCTACTCATCTTCATCAATGGG ATCAATACCATGGCTAAGAAAATCCCAGGGTTCACTGATCTTTCAACTCTAGACAGTTTCTACATGTTACCTCTAATGACAGGCTTAACTTTCTGGTTCACATCTAAG GTCCCCACCATAAGCCTGACAAAAAATTTATCCAGAATGAAGGAACTCCCTTTGTATTGCATTGTCTTCATTGTGGTCCAAGCTGCATATAAATATGAACCG GCAGTGTACTTTTACGTGATCACATATAAAATCTCTCTATGCACATTAACCTGGA TAGTGTGTAGATCTAAGCAGATAGCAAAGCTGAGCAAAAGGATAATGGCGAGAGTGATAAGTGTTATGAGGGAGTTTATTGACGTGGTGAAGAAGAAAGACAAGAACTGA
- the LOC106336598 gene encoding uncharacterized protein LOC106336598 isoform X2, translated as MQSSTQVSHESQGEQKNNQSLEAPIQDSGSVSASSNDGRKVSRQDIELVQNLIERCLQLYMNRDEVVKTLLTRARIDPGFTTLVWQKLEEENADFFRAYYIRLKLKKQIIVFNHLLEHQYHLMKYPVHPKVPLVPMQNGIHPMAPVNNMPMGYPVLQHPQMHVPGHPHIDAMGMSSCHVVNGVPAPGNFQPMRMNSGNDMVIDTTAADPTPPMIPPNNGMSSVSEMPVSPASVASSGHFPFAASDMSGMGMDTSALDSAFTSDVGTSVGLQLGPDGGAGNSRDNLRPFDQIPWNFSLSDLTADLSNLGDLGALGNYPGSPFLPSDSEILLDSPEQEDIEEFFVDSIPGPSCPQSDEDKP; from the exons ATGCAGTCCTCTACACAAGTTTCACATGAGTCCCAAGGCGAACAGAAGAACAACCAGTCATTAGAAGCTCCTATACAAGACTCTGGTTCTGTCTCTGCCTCAAGTAATGACGGTAGGAAAGTTTCAAGGCAAGATATTGAACTC GTCCAAAATTTGATCGAGAGATGTCTTCAGCTGTACATGAACAGAGATGAGGTGGTGAAGACCCTCTTGACCCGTGCAAGAATTGACCCTGGTTTCACAACTTTAGTATGGCAGAAACTGGAAGAAGAGAATGCAGATTTTTTCAGAGCTTATTATATTAGACTGAAACTGAAGAAGCAGATCATTGTGTTTAATCATTTGCTTGAGCACCAGTATCACCTCATGAAGTATCCTGTTCATCCTAAAGTTCCATTGGTCCCAATGCAGAATGGGATTCATCCTATGGCCCCTG TTAACAACATGCCAATGGGATACCCAGTACTACAACATCCTCAAATGCATGTTCCAGGCCATCCTCATATTGATGCAATGGGAATGTCAAGCTGCCACGTGGTTAATGGAGTCCCTGCCCCTGGGAACTTCCAACCAATGAGGATGAACTCAGGGAATGA TATGGTGATAGATACAACTGCGGCTGATCCAACTCCTCCAATGATTCCACCAAACAATGGCATGTCATCAGTGTCGGAGATGCCGGTGAGTCCAGCTTCCGTGGCGTCGAGTGGACACTTCCCTTTTGCTGCTTCAGACATGTCAGGGATGGGGATGGACACGTCAGCTCTTGATTCTGCTTTCACATCTGATGTGGGGACTTCAGTTGGGTTGCAGCTTGGACCAGATGGAGGAGCTGGTAATTCCAGAGACAATCTGAGGCCTTTTGATCAGATTCCTTGGAACTTTAGCCTCTCTGATCTCACAGCTGATTTGTCAAATCTTGGAG ACTTAGGGGCGTTAGGAAACTATCCTGGTTCCCCATTTCTTCCATCTGATTCAGAGATTTTACTTGATTCTCCGGAACAAGAGGACATAG AGGAGTTCTTTGTGGATTCGATCCCAGGGCCTTCATGTCCTCAGTCAGATGAAGACAAGCCTTAG
- the LOC106336598 gene encoding uncharacterized protein LOC106336598 isoform X1 produces MKNGQSTQEMQSSTQVSHESQGEQKNNQSLEAPIQDSGSVSASSNDGRKVSRQDIELVQNLIERCLQLYMNRDEVVKTLLTRARIDPGFTTLVWQKLEEENADFFRAYYIRLKLKKQIIVFNHLLEHQYHLMKYPVHPKVPLVPMQNGIHPMAPVNNMPMGYPVLQHPQMHVPGHPHIDAMGMSSCHVVNGVPAPGNFQPMRMNSGNDMVIDTTAADPTPPMIPPNNGMSSVSEMPVSPASVASSGHFPFAASDMSGMGMDTSALDSAFTSDVGTSVGLQLGPDGGAGNSRDNLRPFDQIPWNFSLSDLTADLSNLGDLGALGNYPGSPFLPSDSEILLDSPEQEDIEEFFVDSIPGPSCPQSDEDKP; encoded by the exons ATGAAGAACGGTCAG AGCACACAGGAGATGCAGTCCTCTACACAAGTTTCACATGAGTCCCAAGGCGAACAGAAGAACAACCAGTCATTAGAAGCTCCTATACAAGACTCTGGTTCTGTCTCTGCCTCAAGTAATGACGGTAGGAAAGTTTCAAGGCAAGATATTGAACTC GTCCAAAATTTGATCGAGAGATGTCTTCAGCTGTACATGAACAGAGATGAGGTGGTGAAGACCCTCTTGACCCGTGCAAGAATTGACCCTGGTTTCACAACTTTAGTATGGCAGAAACTGGAAGAAGAGAATGCAGATTTTTTCAGAGCTTATTATATTAGACTGAAACTGAAGAAGCAGATCATTGTGTTTAATCATTTGCTTGAGCACCAGTATCACCTCATGAAGTATCCTGTTCATCCTAAAGTTCCATTGGTCCCAATGCAGAATGGGATTCATCCTATGGCCCCTG TTAACAACATGCCAATGGGATACCCAGTACTACAACATCCTCAAATGCATGTTCCAGGCCATCCTCATATTGATGCAATGGGAATGTCAAGCTGCCACGTGGTTAATGGAGTCCCTGCCCCTGGGAACTTCCAACCAATGAGGATGAACTCAGGGAATGA TATGGTGATAGATACAACTGCGGCTGATCCAACTCCTCCAATGATTCCACCAAACAATGGCATGTCATCAGTGTCGGAGATGCCGGTGAGTCCAGCTTCCGTGGCGTCGAGTGGACACTTCCCTTTTGCTGCTTCAGACATGTCAGGGATGGGGATGGACACGTCAGCTCTTGATTCTGCTTTCACATCTGATGTGGGGACTTCAGTTGGGTTGCAGCTTGGACCAGATGGAGGAGCTGGTAATTCCAGAGACAATCTGAGGCCTTTTGATCAGATTCCTTGGAACTTTAGCCTCTCTGATCTCACAGCTGATTTGTCAAATCTTGGAG ACTTAGGGGCGTTAGGAAACTATCCTGGTTCCCCATTTCTTCCATCTGATTCAGAGATTTTACTTGATTCTCCGGAACAAGAGGACATAG AGGAGTTCTTTGTGGATTCGATCCCAGGGCCTTCATGTCCTCAGTCAGATGAAGACAAGCCTTAG
- the LOC106340818 gene encoding transcription factor CPC isoform X2, translated as MDRRRRRHSKAKASCSEEVSSIEWEAVKMSEEEEDLISRMYKLVGDRWELIAGRIPGRTPEEIERYWLMKHGVVFANKRREFLRR; from the exons ATGGATAGACGACGTCGGAGACACAGCAAGGCCAAAGCTTCGTGTTCCGAAG AAGTAAGTAGCATCGAATGGGAAGCTGTGAAGATGTCGGAGGAAGAAGAAGATCTCATTTCTCGGATGTATAAACTCGTCGGAGACAG GTGGGAATTGATAGCCGGGAGGATTCCTGGGCGGACGCCGGAGGAGATCGAAAGATATTGGCTTATGAAACACGGTGTCGTTTTTGCCAACAAACGAAGAGAATTTCTTAGGAGATGA
- the LOC106342667 gene encoding mitochondrial inner membrane protein OXA1-like isoform X2: MLHRQVFFKDRKKMSFAQPVCSPGVLLCRHISSSSKPEEWSVDALGDIVEGLVPKKSVEAMSTTIDGCSAAFESLYSPLNCVHYVINGIHDLTGCNWSMSVVLTALLASGLMWPVCMRIQRQVWELKILRMSIQKARRVMQTCDPKSLSKHKKWEAECTHKFGECYKSYLPLSLLNLLIFINGINTMAKKIPGFTDLSTLDSFYMLPLMTGLTFWFTSKVPTISLTKNLSRMKELPLYCIVFIVVQAAYKYEPAVYFYVITYKISLCTLTWMCRSKQIAKLSKRIMARVISVMREFIDVVKKKDKN; the protein is encoded by the exons ATGCTTCATAGGCAAGTTTTCTTTAAAGATAGAAAGAAAATGTCTTTTGCTCAACCAGTATGTTCTCCTGGAGTATTGCTATGTAGACACATCTCTTCATCCAGCAAACCAGAAGAATGGAGCGTAGATGCCTTAGGAGATATTGTTGAGGGACTTGTCCCTAAGAAGTCTGTGGAAGCAATGTCCACTACTATAGATGGATGTAGTGCTGCATTCGAAAGCTTATACTCCCCTCTGAACTGCGTGCATTATGTGATTAATGGAATCCATGACCTTACCGGCTGCAACTG GTCGATGTCCGTTGTTCTTACGGCTTTACTGGCGAGTGGACTCATGTGGCCAGTCTGTATGCGGATTCAAAGACAAGTTTGGGAGTTAAAA ATTTTGCGTATGAGCATTCAGAAAGCGAGGAGAGTGATGCAGACATGTGATCCTAAATCTCTGTCTAAACATAAAAAATGGGAAGCAGAGTGTACACATAA ATTTGGAGAATGTTACAAGTCTTATCTGCCACTAAGCCTTCTTAATCTACTCATCTTCATCAATGGG ATCAATACCATGGCTAAGAAAATCCCAGGGTTCACTGATCTTTCAACTCTAGACAGTTTCTACATGTTACCTCTAATGACAGGCTTAACTTTCTGGTTCACATCTAAG GTCCCCACCATAAGCCTGACAAAAAATTTATCCAGAATGAAGGAACTCCCTTTGTATTGCATTGTCTTCATTGTGGTCCAAGCTGCATATAAATATGAACCG GCAGTGTACTTTTACGTGATCACATATAAAATCTCTCTATGCACATTAACCTGGA TGTGTAGATCTAAGCAGATAGCAAAGCTGAGCAAAAGGATAATGGCGAGAGTGATAAGTGTTATGAGGGAGTTTATTGACGTGGTGAAGAAGAAAGACAAGAACTGA
- the LOC106340818 gene encoding transcription factor CPC isoform X1 translates to MDRRRRRHSKAKASCSEAEVSSIEWEAVKMSEEEEDLISRMYKLVGDRWELIAGRIPGRTPEEIERYWLMKHGVVFANKRREFLRR, encoded by the exons ATGGATAGACGACGTCGGAGACACAGCAAGGCCAAAGCTTCGTGTTCCGAAG CAGAAGTAAGTAGCATCGAATGGGAAGCTGTGAAGATGTCGGAGGAAGAAGAAGATCTCATTTCTCGGATGTATAAACTCGTCGGAGACAG GTGGGAATTGATAGCCGGGAGGATTCCTGGGCGGACGCCGGAGGAGATCGAAAGATATTGGCTTATGAAACACGGTGTCGTTTTTGCCAACAAACGAAGAGAATTTCTTAGGAGATGA